A single Maniola hyperantus chromosome 11, iAphHyp1.2, whole genome shotgun sequence DNA region contains:
- the LOC117986604 gene encoding phosphatidylethanolamine-binding protein 4-like encodes MTCMLYCILVLVILNKVYSVTPQCAKVDVKTLMEGCDRLVGLNITSIGGTMVNDHNCDVLLPKQVFLEEPLFQYPLVDSKKFYTILMVDPDAPPKMEGEFFLHMLKSNIPGLALKSFESSKTMGIDYRGYKPPMPPHGTGVHRYLSLLYEQSEGNNFLPNVPSSRGRFHLANWLRGKSLCGPVAATQFRVQF; translated from the exons ATGACGTGCATGTTATATTGTATTCTAGTTTTGgtaatattaaataaagtgtACAGTGTAACACCACAATGTGCGAAAGTCGATGTGAAAACATTAATGGAAGGTTGCGATCGTTTAGTGGGATTAAATATTACGAGCATAGGAGGCACTATGGTTAATGACCATAATTGCGATGTGCTATTGCCTAAGCAAGTGTTTTTAGAAGAACCACTTTTCCAATATCCTCTAGTTGACTCA aaaaagttTTACACTATTCTCATGGTCGATCCCGATGCTCCACCGAAGATGGAAGGCGAATTTTTTTTGCACATGTTAAAGTCTAATATACCA GGTTTAGCGCTGAAGTCTTTCGAAAGCAGTAAAACCATGGGTATTGATTACAGAG GTTATAAGCCTCCAATGCCACCTCACGGCACGGGTGTACACCGCTACTTAAGCTTACTGTACGAGCAATCGGAAGGAAACAATTTTTTGCCCAACGTGCCTTCTTCCCGCGGCAGGTTTCATCTAGCAAACTGGCTTCGAGGTAAAAGTCTGTGCGGCCCTGTTGCGGCTACACAATTCAGAGTTCAATTCTAG